In Enterobacter sp. 638, a single window of DNA contains:
- a CDS encoding type II toxin-antitoxin system YafO family toxin produces the protein MHVTVECNLDSYNYYLAPVFVQFPTLEAAILEDFKSYKETGKLPDYFGRDTAYDRPDDIQDSGLWHIHLSLGDDKFKAQASVQQDQKTIQWNRTSDTALVYARGLIDENSYSLIAVFTPPAHNKAQNYDRMRILAGYARSFSHKI, from the coding sequence TTGCACGTTACTGTTGAATGCAATCTCGATAGTTACAATTACTACTTGGCACCAGTGTTCGTGCAATTCCCAACTCTAGAGGCTGCAATTCTTGAGGATTTTAAATCCTACAAGGAGACTGGCAAATTGCCTGATTATTTCGGTAGAGATACTGCCTATGACAGGCCAGATGATATTCAGGATTCTGGCCTTTGGCATATACACCTGTCTCTGGGCGATGACAAATTCAAAGCACAGGCTAGCGTTCAGCAAGATCAGAAAACGATTCAATGGAATCGAACATCAGACACAGCCCTAGTTTATGCGCGAGGGTTGATAGACGAGAATAGCTACTCATTGATTGCTGTGTTCACGCCTCCTGCGCATAATAAAGCTCAAAATTATGATCGAATGAGGATTCTTGCGGGCTATGCAAGGTCATTTTCGCATAAAATTTAA
- a CDS encoding HK97-gp10 family putative phage morphogenesis protein: MIETSLDFSGLNDIAKDLEALSRAENNKVLRDATRAGAEVLMEEVIARAPARTGKLKKNVVVVTQKSRRRGEISSGIHIRGRNMRTGNSDNTMKTSDPRNAFYWRFVEMGTINMPPHPFIRTAFDVCQEQATEIAIRRMNQAIDEALSK, translated from the coding sequence ATGATTGAGACAAGCCTCGATTTTTCCGGGTTGAATGACATCGCAAAGGACCTGGAGGCGCTTAGCCGCGCCGAAAACAACAAGGTTCTGCGTGATGCTACGCGCGCTGGCGCCGAAGTGCTTATGGAAGAAGTGATCGCACGCGCACCGGCACGCACCGGGAAACTGAAAAAAAACGTGGTGGTGGTGACCCAAAAAAGCCGCCGCCGCGGGGAAATTTCATCCGGCATTCATATCCGTGGTCGCAATATGCGTACCGGTAATAGCGACAACACAATGAAAACCAGCGATCCGCGAAATGCCTTTTACTGGCGATTCGTTGAAATGGGGACCATTAACATGCCGCCGCATCCTTTCATTCGAACAGCGTTTGATGTTTGCCAGGAGCAGGCGACAGAGATCGCGATCAGGCGCATGAATCAGGCGATTGACGAGGCATTAAGCAAATGA
- a CDS encoding DUF3168 domain-containing protein, with product MTEDDLYPLLAPLAGGQVYPYVAPLGSDGRSSVTPPWVIFSLVSDVAADVLCGQAESAVSVQVDVYSSTITEARTIRNMALDALQVLKPENIVKTPGYEPDLHYHRATLEFLVIV from the coding sequence ATGACGGAAGACGATCTCTATCCTCTGCTGGCACCGCTGGCCGGAGGGCAGGTTTATCCCTACGTGGCGCCGCTGGGTAGTGACGGGAGATCTTCAGTTACTCCACCGTGGGTAATTTTCTCGCTCGTTTCTGATGTGGCCGCTGATGTTCTGTGCGGTCAGGCGGAGTCGGCTGTTTCGGTGCAGGTTGATGTCTATTCCAGCACTATCACTGAAGCGCGCACGATCAGGAATATGGCTCTTGATGCCCTGCAGGTATTGAAGCCGGAAAACATTGTCAAAACGCCAGGCTATGAGCCAGATCTGCATTATCACCGGGCCACGCTTGAATTTCTGGTAATCGTTTAA
- a CDS encoding DUF4035 domain-containing protein: protein MSLALRLGRTLHELRQTITASELKMWIEFDRISPIGDWRGDVHAAQISVATLNAQGGKFTIPDVMLKWGEQEEVTEVSALEEWISGL from the coding sequence CTGTCACTGGCGCTCCGGCTGGGGCGCACCCTCCACGAGTTGCGCCAGACCATCACCGCCAGTGAGCTGAAAATGTGGATCGAGTTTGACCGCATTAGCCCGATTGGTGACTGGCGCGGTGATGTACACGCGGCACAGATCTCCGTTGCAACGCTGAATGCTCAGGGAGGTAAATTTACCATCCCTGACGTGATGCTGAAATGGGGAGAACAGGAAGAGGTAACCGAGGTATCAGCACTTGAAGAATGGATATCTGGTCTTTGA
- a CDS encoding phage tail tube protein, with the protein MTSKYEVTKGMTIAVSDAPVTAEDFISSTFPGVGVTWLEAACATKEITYTGGQKGDIDVTTLCSTEQEQTNGLAAPAEMSINRNWVGNEAAQEALQLAYENDELRALRVQFPSGNGFYVLVEVRQSSWSAATSSVVGATYSLRVRGKPKRIYASGS; encoded by the coding sequence ATGACCAGTAAGTATGAAGTTACTAAGGGGATGACAATTGCCGTCTCCGACGCGCCCGTAACTGCCGAGGATTTTATTTCCTCTACGTTCCCTGGCGTTGGTGTTACGTGGCTTGAAGCTGCATGTGCGACAAAAGAAATCACGTACACCGGCGGTCAAAAGGGCGATATCGATGTCACAACACTTTGTTCAACTGAACAGGAACAGACCAATGGACTCGCTGCACCGGCAGAAATGAGCATCAACCGAAACTGGGTTGGTAATGAAGCTGCGCAGGAAGCCTTGCAATTAGCATATGAAAACGATGAATTGCGCGCACTCCGAGTACAGTTCCCGTCAGGTAACGGTTTTTATGTGCTGGTTGAGGTTCGTCAGAGTTCGTGGTCTGCAGCAACGTCTTCTGTCGTAGGGGCAACCTATTCCCTGCGTGTACGCGGCAAGCCAAAACGCATTTACGCATCTGGTTCCTGA
- a CDS encoding head-tail connector protein, with product MIELVTLEQVKEHLRIDTDEDAGDADLTMKIQAGSAAILAYVQGSREQIVNSAGTLIEGEPLRRTQTALLMLLGWLDRNRGGEEEEKLQQGELPFSVTMLIYDLRRPTIM from the coding sequence GTGATCGAACTTGTCACTCTTGAGCAGGTTAAAGAGCACCTGCGCATCGACACCGATGAAGACGCCGGCGATGCCGATCTTACAATGAAAATTCAGGCGGGCAGCGCGGCTATTCTGGCTTACGTTCAGGGAAGCCGCGAACAAATCGTCAACTCCGCCGGCACTCTGATAGAAGGCGAACCGCTGCGTCGTACCCAGACAGCTCTGCTCATGTTGCTGGGCTGGCTGGACCGCAACCGGGGCGGAGAAGAGGAAGAAAAGCTTCAGCAGGGTGAACTTCCGTTTTCCGTGACGATGCTTATTTACGATCTTCGCCGTCCAACGATTATGTAG
- a CDS encoding phage head closure protein, with translation MQAGRLRNRVTILNFTSTRDSTGQPVEKWEEGKTVWAEVKGISGRELVAAGAENSVATIRVWIRFRRDITAASRLRVETGPFKGAILNITGLPIPDARGIQLEILCKTGSEK, from the coding sequence ATGCAGGCAGGCAGATTACGTAATCGAGTTACCATCCTGAATTTCACCTCAACCCGGGATTCAACCGGTCAGCCTGTTGAAAAATGGGAAGAGGGCAAAACAGTCTGGGCTGAAGTGAAAGGGATCAGCGGGCGTGAGCTGGTGGCAGCCGGAGCTGAAAACTCAGTTGCCACTATCAGGGTATGGATAAGGTTTCGACGCGACATAACTGCAGCGTCAAGACTCCGGGTAGAAACCGGGCCATTCAAGGGTGCAATTTTGAATATTACAGGACTACCTATCCCTGATGCCCGTGGTATTCAGCTCGAAATCCTTTGCAAAACGGGATCCGAAAAATGA
- a CDS encoding phage portal protein translates to MRNPFRKKEKALQQPASQGAWTSLLSFVREPFAGAWQRNLEINQNTVLSFHAVFSCISLIASDIAKMPLRMMQRDSKGIWKESNSGKVAAIYRRPNAFQNRIQFFECWLNSKLCHGNTVALKIRNSRGEITELRILDWNKVTPLVAGDGSVFYQINPDNMTGVESSVTVPAREVIHDRFNCLFHPLVGLSPIYAAGLAAMQGHHIQENSAFFFRNGSKPSGVIEVPGNITEENARILKANWDTGYTGENAGKTGLLSNGAKYNTVSMSADDAKMVEQLQMSAKIVCSAFHVPAYKAGIGELPSYDNIEALEQQYYSQCLQALIESIELLLDEAFELEDGTGTEFDVSALLRMDSERRIKTLGEGVKNTILTPNEARRSENLPPVTGGDELYLQQQNFSLGALARRDASDDPFGKASQPSPSASEEGKALSEAEQSAAKVMIRGLLIK, encoded by the coding sequence ATGCGGAATCCTTTCCGGAAAAAAGAGAAGGCGCTGCAACAACCCGCCAGCCAGGGCGCGTGGACTTCACTGTTAAGTTTTGTCCGTGAACCCTTTGCCGGGGCCTGGCAGCGTAATCTTGAAATTAATCAGAACACCGTGCTTTCCTTTCACGCTGTGTTCTCCTGCATATCCCTTATTGCCAGTGATATTGCCAAGATGCCGCTGCGAATGATGCAACGTGACTCAAAGGGTATCTGGAAAGAAAGCAACAGCGGTAAAGTCGCGGCGATTTACAGGCGCCCCAATGCATTCCAGAACCGCATTCAGTTTTTTGAATGCTGGCTTAACTCGAAGCTTTGCCACGGCAATACCGTTGCCCTGAAGATACGTAATTCCCGCGGCGAAATCACAGAGCTTCGCATTCTGGACTGGAACAAAGTGACGCCACTGGTGGCAGGCGATGGCTCAGTTTTTTACCAGATAAACCCAGACAATATGACAGGGGTTGAATCATCGGTCACCGTTCCGGCGCGCGAAGTTATCCACGACCGTTTCAACTGTCTTTTTCATCCGCTTGTCGGACTGTCACCCATCTATGCTGCCGGACTGGCTGCGATGCAGGGTCATCATATCCAGGAAAACTCAGCCTTCTTCTTCCGCAACGGTAGTAAGCCGAGCGGGGTTATTGAAGTGCCTGGCAACATCACCGAGGAAAATGCGCGGATCCTTAAAGCGAACTGGGATACGGGCTACACAGGTGAGAATGCAGGTAAAACGGGCCTGCTGAGCAACGGTGCCAAGTACAACACGGTTTCCATGTCAGCTGATGATGCGAAGATGGTCGAGCAACTCCAGATGTCAGCGAAAATCGTTTGCTCGGCATTTCATGTCCCCGCATATAAGGCCGGGATCGGTGAACTTCCTTCCTATGACAATATCGAAGCGCTGGAGCAGCAGTATTACTCCCAATGCCTGCAGGCGCTAATTGAGTCGATAGAACTGCTGCTGGATGAGGCATTTGAACTGGAGGATGGTACCGGCACCGAGTTTGATGTGAGTGCGCTGCTGCGTATGGACAGCGAACGCCGGATCAAAACGCTTGGGGAAGGTGTAAAAAACACTATTCTCACGCCGAATGAGGCGCGGCGCAGTGAAAATCTGCCTCCGGTCACCGGCGGCGATGAACTGTATCTGCAGCAGCAGAACTTTAGCCTTGGCGCACTGGCGCGCCGTGATGCGTCAGACGATCCCTTTGGCAAAGCCAGCCAGCCATCACCATCAGCCAGTGAAGAAGGAAAGGCGTTATCAGAAGCTGAACAATCGGCGGCCAAAGTCATGATCAGAGGATTACTTATCAAATGA
- a CDS encoding phage tail tape measure protein: MATLRELIIKISANSSSFQAEIARASRMGSDYYRTMEQGGKKAAAATRETQRSLSDLNSQLATVRSSAAGLAGAWAGAFATHQLVQFADTWNQLNGRLRLASFSSEDYVQSQRVLMEISQRTGTSLEANSNLYSRIAQSLREAGYASADVAKVTETVATSLKLSGASTEEASSVITQLSQALGSGVLRGEEFNAIMENGGRLAKLLADGLGTTVGGLRAMANNGELTTNKIVPLLTNVEILRKEFDTLPASISGSAQKVQNSFLAWVGGANDAVGASSTLSGVLDGLANNIDDVANTAGLLVGVGLARYFGNMVGSIGQSTRAVLANTAAEVALAQAQVRGALVSVAAGRQAVYRAQQARAAATSLEAQIAAERTLAATQASLNNALAGRASAVSNLTSTASVMSRLGSGVLGILGGWSGVIIGAGAAMYGLYQHTQQVHREAVGFANNLDEINTKLQQMSVLGLRSTAADARTSLQAQKQDLADLDSQIAKVKDSLKAVNQIQQDYNRNPTLTLINTFMDQADITAKNIELTDKLNQLEYQREQVSSKVGQTQKLVNDASDLATQKAIEQAGAVSILKGAYDLLNRSMSATSGAKPPQYSGPVVSLANATPQQQTALERSRRDNEMASLSGMEKLHQQHVYEAEDLKLSGALYTQYIYNKDQAAQKDAAAAEAKKNSTSASKAQSKAEREAASTAEQYSRKMADLTVAIDVQRVRATEGEKASELYAASHQAGTKWTDEQRKAIQASSAELAKWNQKADENVRKQREQADALKDLTEAAKKFRDDATLTTETTGMSDRQRSRFDETQQIDRVFSKTNGGTEAVAQRAAALDALDKKYKAISEAEADWMSGVSRGYANWFDEISDVSGTVSDGVKSTMDSAFNNITSMLEGNKVSWKSWGISVLQIIEKVALQMAIASAMGGGSSSSGIIGSLVGGVAGYFGGGGAGVAASSGTAVSNYGSNFQFNAKGGVYDSPSLSAFSNGIVRNPTMFAFAKGGAGIMGEAGPEAIMPLTRAPDGSLGVRSVGGGSGQSTSSAPQVYITIDGNGNTSTKTSSGLEQFGAEIGRFVDQRYKQNLMRDISPGGDIWNATKGGRQ; the protein is encoded by the coding sequence ATGGCAACGCTGCGCGAATTAATCATCAAAATTTCTGCGAACTCTTCCTCTTTCCAGGCTGAAATTGCCAGAGCTTCCCGTATGGGAAGCGATTACTACCGCACTATGGAACAGGGCGGGAAGAAAGCTGCAGCGGCCACGCGTGAAACCCAACGTTCACTGTCAGATCTGAACTCCCAGCTTGCAACAGTCAGATCTTCCGCCGCTGGACTTGCCGGTGCGTGGGCTGGTGCGTTTGCCACGCATCAGCTTGTCCAGTTTGCCGATACATGGAACCAGTTGAATGGGCGTCTTCGCCTGGCGTCCTTTTCCAGTGAGGATTACGTGCAATCCCAGCGTGTGCTAATGGAGATTAGCCAGCGCACCGGAACATCCCTCGAAGCAAACAGCAACCTTTACAGTCGAATTGCCCAGTCTCTCCGTGAAGCTGGTTACGCTTCTGCAGACGTTGCTAAAGTGACGGAAACAGTTGCGACATCCCTAAAGCTATCTGGGGCAAGTACGGAAGAAGCAAGTTCGGTTATCACTCAGTTGAGTCAGGCGCTAGGTTCCGGCGTTCTGCGTGGGGAAGAATTTAACGCCATTATGGAAAATGGCGGACGCCTTGCAAAACTGCTGGCAGATGGTTTGGGAACAACCGTTGGCGGCTTACGCGCCATGGCTAATAATGGCGAGCTGACAACGAATAAAATCGTCCCACTTCTGACCAACGTCGAGATACTGCGCAAGGAGTTCGATACCCTGCCAGCATCCATCAGCGGTTCTGCACAAAAAGTGCAAAACTCATTTCTTGCATGGGTGGGCGGGGCGAATGATGCCGTTGGTGCCTCATCCACACTTTCCGGTGTACTGGATGGACTAGCCAATAATATCGATGATGTGGCCAATACTGCTGGCTTACTTGTAGGCGTTGGTCTGGCTCGTTATTTCGGCAATATGGTTGGAAGTATTGGGCAGTCAACGCGTGCTGTACTCGCCAATACGGCAGCAGAGGTAGCGCTTGCACAGGCACAGGTTCGCGGTGCTCTGGTCAGCGTTGCAGCTGGTCGACAGGCTGTTTATCGGGCTCAACAGGCACGCGCAGCGGCAACCAGTCTTGAGGCGCAAATTGCCGCCGAGAGAACTTTGGCAGCCACCCAGGCATCGCTTAACAATGCTCTTGCTGGCAGAGCGTCAGCAGTAAGTAACCTAACCAGCACGGCTTCTGTCATGTCCCGGTTAGGTAGCGGTGTTCTCGGCATTCTTGGAGGTTGGTCGGGGGTTATCATTGGCGCTGGTGCGGCAATGTATGGTTTGTATCAGCATACACAGCAGGTGCATCGTGAAGCGGTAGGTTTTGCTAACAATCTCGATGAAATTAATACGAAACTTCAGCAGATGTCGGTGCTGGGCTTGCGCTCAACCGCTGCTGATGCCCGTACTTCATTACAGGCTCAAAAGCAGGACCTTGCCGATCTCGATTCTCAGATTGCGAAAGTTAAAGATAGCCTCAAGGCTGTAAATCAGATCCAGCAGGACTACAACCGAAATCCCACGCTTACCCTGATAAACACCTTCATGGATCAGGCTGACATTACAGCCAAAAACATCGAACTCACGGATAAACTGAATCAACTGGAATATCAGCGTGAGCAGGTTTCGTCGAAGGTAGGTCAAACACAGAAACTGGTTAACGATGCCAGCGATTTGGCAACGCAAAAAGCTATTGAACAGGCTGGTGCTGTCTCAATACTTAAAGGTGCCTATGACCTTCTTAACCGATCAATGTCGGCTACTTCTGGGGCAAAACCACCTCAGTATTCCGGTCCCGTTGTATCGTTAGCGAACGCCACGCCTCAGCAGCAAACAGCACTGGAAAGATCACGCCGCGATAACGAGATGGCCAGCCTTAGCGGAATGGAAAAACTGCATCAGCAGCATGTATATGAAGCAGAAGACCTTAAACTTTCCGGGGCACTTTACACCCAGTACATCTACAACAAGGACCAGGCAGCCCAAAAAGATGCGGCTGCTGCCGAGGCCAAAAAGAATTCAACCTCCGCCTCGAAAGCACAGAGTAAAGCCGAACGTGAAGCGGCCAGTACCGCCGAACAGTATTCCCGAAAAATGGCTGATCTCACTGTGGCCATTGACGTGCAGCGCGTTCGGGCAACGGAAGGAGAAAAAGCTTCTGAGCTTTATGCCGCCTCACATCAGGCCGGAACTAAATGGACCGACGAGCAACGTAAGGCCATCCAGGCATCATCAGCAGAACTGGCTAAGTGGAACCAGAAAGCGGATGAGAACGTGCGTAAACAGCGCGAACAGGCTGACGCACTGAAGGATTTAACTGAAGCGGCTAAAAAGTTCAGGGACGATGCGACGCTGACTACCGAAACCACAGGGATGAGTGATCGCCAGCGTAGTCGGTTTGATGAGACGCAACAGATCGATCGTGTGTTCTCGAAAACAAATGGCGGCACTGAAGCTGTAGCACAGCGTGCGGCAGCGCTTGATGCTCTCGATAAAAAATACAAAGCGATTTCAGAAGCAGAAGCCGACTGGATGTCTGGCGTTTCGCGCGGGTATGCAAACTGGTTTGATGAAATCAGCGATGTATCTGGAACAGTATCTGATGGAGTGAAAAGCACAATGGACAGTGCATTCAACAACATAACATCAATGCTCGAGGGTAATAAAGTCAGCTGGAAATCATGGGGTATATCTGTTCTGCAGATTATAGAAAAAGTAGCTCTGCAGATGGCGATTGCAAGTGCGATGGGGGGCGGATCTTCAAGTTCTGGAATTATTGGCTCTCTGGTTGGCGGTGTTGCCGGTTATTTCGGCGGCGGTGGCGCTGGAGTCGCAGCGAGTTCAGGTACAGCGGTGTCTAACTATGGTTCCAATTTCCAATTTAACGCAAAGGGTGGGGTTTACGACTCGCCATCCCTGAGCGCTTTTAGTAATGGGATCGTCAGAAATCCGACAATGTTTGCATTCGCAAAAGGCGGAGCCGGAATTATGGGCGAAGCTGGGCCAGAAGCCATCATGCCCCTTACTCGCGCGCCTGATGGCTCACTTGGTGTCCGTTCGGTTGGTGGTGGCAGTGGACAGAGCACGTCCTCTGCCCCACAGGTTTATATCACCATCGATGGCAACGGGAACACATCAACAAAAACCTCATCAGGCCTTGAACAGTTTGGCGCCGAAATCGGCCGATTTGTGGATCAGCGCTACAAGCAGAATCTCATGCGAGATATCAGTCCTGGTGGCGATATCTGGAATGCGACAAAAGGAGGCCGACAATAA
- a CDS encoding phage tail assembly chaperone codes for MAQKTSQNSLRNVALTASKAYRTKTGVTVPEWEGAKVTLREPSGDAWVKFREIVNPQIAEGEEAPTLTEAEKFLRNKEADVVLFIDVLLDENGERVFSDEDQGQVSKIYGPVHARLLAKALALGMSQEEAGKP; via the coding sequence ATGGCGCAAAAGACATCACAGAATTCATTACGCAACGTGGCGCTTACTGCATCGAAAGCCTACCGCACAAAAACAGGTGTTACCGTGCCCGAATGGGAAGGCGCAAAGGTTACGCTGCGTGAGCCATCAGGCGATGCCTGGGTGAAATTCCGCGAAATTGTTAACCCTCAGATCGCTGAGGGCGAAGAGGCTCCTACGTTGACGGAGGCGGAGAAGTTCCTGCGAAACAAAGAGGCTGATGTAGTCCTTTTTATTGATGTTTTGCTGGATGAAAACGGCGAGCGCGTATTCAGTGATGAAGATCAGGGGCAGGTATCTAAAATTTATGGTCCTGTGCATGCTCGTTTGCTGGCTAAGGCTCTTGCACTCGGAATGAGTCAGGAAGAAGCGGGAAAGCCGTAA
- a CDS encoding phage major capsid protein has protein sequence MTLNRACTLMTVKAVNEDERVITGVASTPSPDRDGDIMEPEGAKFRSDTPFLWQHDRSQPIGTCTPKMVKGGLEITAKLVKPTPDMPSQLVARLDEAWASIKAGLVRGLSIGFRPIEYSFLDEGGIRFLSWDLLEVSAVTIPANAECSINTVKSFDRQLLAAAGNEKPVVKATQSVGATALKTNIKKGNNPMNIAEQIKSFEAKRSALAASLSDIMAKAAEAGRTLDTEEEESYDNTSAEIKSVDAHLKRLRDMESSIALTAKPVSKAAGGDVAVVTTSAPGIIRVEQKLEKGIAFARFAKALAAANGSRSEALEIARKQYPDDSKLHHVLKAAVGAGTTTDPTWAGSLVEYQEYAQDFVEFLRPQTIIGRFGQGNIPALRRVPFNIRIPAQTSGGSANWVGQGKAKPLTKFDFESITFSFAKVAAIAVLTDELIRFSNPAADALVRNALAEAVIARLDTDFINPAKAEVANVSPASVTNGISAIPSTGDPDADAEAAFAQFVAANLQPTGGVWIMSSTNALALSMKKNALGQKMYPEMTLLGGTYQGLPAIVSQYAGTNLTLLNAPDIYLADDGGVAVDMSREASLEMQSDPTGDSVNGTGTELVSMFQTNSVAIRAERWINWKRRRTAAVAVISGVNYGTTQTS, from the coding sequence ATGACGCTTAATCGCGCATGCACCCTCATGACGGTGAAGGCAGTAAACGAGGATGAGCGGGTTATTACCGGCGTCGCCTCCACGCCGTCGCCAGACCGTGACGGGGACATTATGGAGCCGGAAGGGGCTAAATTCCGCAGCGACACGCCGTTCCTCTGGCAGCATGACCGCTCCCAACCTATCGGCACCTGTACCCCAAAAATGGTGAAGGGCGGGCTGGAAATCACTGCAAAACTTGTGAAGCCAACCCCGGATATGCCGTCCCAGTTGGTGGCCCGCCTCGATGAGGCCTGGGCATCCATTAAAGCCGGGCTGGTTCGTGGTCTCTCTATCGGCTTTCGCCCGATCGAATACTCCTTTCTGGATGAAGGCGGCATCCGCTTTTTGTCCTGGGATCTTCTTGAAGTCTCGGCAGTGACCATTCCGGCGAACGCCGAATGCTCGATCAATACCGTTAAATCTTTCGACCGCCAGTTACTCGCCGCGGCAGGCAATGAAAAACCGGTGGTTAAAGCAACTCAATCCGTTGGCGCTACAGCACTTAAAACCAATATCAAAAAAGGAAATAATCCTATGAATATCGCAGAACAGATCAAAAGCTTTGAAGCGAAGCGTTCGGCGCTGGCGGCGTCTCTCTCTGACATTATGGCGAAGGCTGCCGAAGCCGGGCGTACGCTGGATACGGAAGAAGAAGAGAGCTACGACAACACCTCCGCCGAAATCAAATCCGTGGATGCGCACCTCAAACGCCTGCGCGACATGGAATCCAGCATTGCCCTTACCGCCAAACCGGTCAGCAAAGCCGCCGGCGGTGATGTAGCCGTAGTGACGACAAGCGCGCCGGGCATCATCCGCGTTGAGCAGAAACTGGAAAAAGGTATCGCTTTCGCCCGCTTCGCCAAAGCGCTGGCCGCTGCGAACGGCAGCCGCTCCGAGGCGCTGGAAATCGCGCGTAAACAGTACCCGGATGATTCGAAACTGCATCACGTCCTCAAAGCAGCCGTCGGCGCAGGCACAACCACTGACCCAACCTGGGCTGGCTCGCTGGTTGAATATCAGGAATATGCGCAGGACTTTGTGGAGTTCCTGCGACCACAGACCATCATTGGCCGCTTCGGACAGGGTAATATCCCGGCGCTGCGCCGGGTGCCATTTAATATCCGCATTCCGGCGCAGACTTCCGGCGGTTCAGCCAACTGGGTAGGCCAGGGTAAGGCGAAGCCTCTGACGAAATTTGATTTCGAATCGATCACCTTCAGCTTTGCGAAAGTGGCCGCCATCGCGGTGCTGACCGACGAGCTGATCCGTTTCTCTAACCCGGCGGCGGACGCGCTGGTGCGTAATGCGCTTGCTGAAGCTGTTATTGCGCGTCTGGATACTGACTTCATTAATCCAGCCAAGGCAGAGGTCGCTAACGTCTCTCCTGCCTCAGTAACTAACGGTATTTCAGCCATTCCCTCTACCGGCGATCCGGATGCAGACGCTGAAGCCGCATTCGCTCAGTTTGTTGCAGCGAACCTGCAGCCAACTGGCGGGGTGTGGATTATGTCCAGCACTAACGCACTAGCACTGTCTATGAAGAAAAATGCGCTGGGGCAGAAGATGTACCCGGAAATGACACTGCTGGGCGGCACCTACCAGGGACTTCCGGCGATCGTTTCCCAGTACGCTGGTACCAACCTTACGCTCCTCAACGCGCCTGATATTTATCTGGCGGACGATGGTGGCGTGGCGGTGGACATGTCCCGTGAAGCATCACTTGAAATGCAAAGCGATCCGACCGGGGACAGCGTCAACGGCACGGGTACCGAGCTGGTTTCCATGTTCCAGACCAACAGCGTGGCTATCCGTGCCGAGCGCTGGATCAACTGGAAACGCCGCCGTACTGCTGCCGTTGCGGTAATTTCCGGCGTGAATTACGGCACCACCCAGACCAGCTAA